The sequence below is a genomic window from Brevibacillus laterosporus.
CTGCCACACACAATTCACCTGGTACGCCGATTGGCTGAAGCTGCGTCATTTGGTTGAGCACGTAGACACGAACATTGTAAATCGGCTTACCGATTGGAATGTTTGGCATCTCTGACTCGATACGGTACCGGGTCGTCACAACTGTATTTTCTGTCGGGCCATAGTTGTTGACCAACTGGTAGCGTTGCGGGGTAAACGATTTGAGCTTGTCACCGCCAGTCAGAACCAGACGAAGCGATTGGTTCTGCTTGGACAGATTCATGAACGCTTCGCACAGCTGTGTCGGCAGGAAGCTTACCGTGATGTTATTTGCTTCAAAATATTCGTTCAGTTGCTCGATATTAAGACGGATATCAGGACGGATCACGTGCAACAAAGCTCCCGCAACCAATGTCGGGAAAATCTCCCATACAGTTGCATCGAAGCCAAAGCCTGCATATTTGGTAGTACGGTCGTTTGCGGTAAGTTGGTACTCGCTTTGATGCCAAAGTGTCAGATTGACGAGGGAACGATGCTCAACCATAACACCTTTTGGCTGACCGGTAGAGCCAGACGTATAGATGACATAGGCCAGATTTTGCGCGTTGGTTCCTTGCGCCTGTAATGATTTCTCCCCTTGATATAGCTCTGAATCAGTCAGGTCAATCACATCTCCGGCAAAGTCAAGCACCGCCAGATTCGTACCGCAGTTGGTCAACAGCCATTTCGTCCCGCTGTCGGACAACATATACTGTACACGCTCGCTCGGGTAAGCAGGGTCAATCGGCAAGAACGCGCCTCCCGCTTTGAGGATAGCCAGTATACCGACGATCATCTCTAAGGAAGGCTCCGCCATCATCGCTACGATGCTTTCTGCCTCCACTCCTTTTCCCTGAAGTACAGCGGCAAGGTTGTTAGCCCGTTGATTTAACTCGCCGTAACTTAGACGCTGCTCCTGATACACCAACGCAGTCTGCTCCGGTCGCTCCTGCACTTGCTTTTCAAACAAGGCATGGATCGTTTGATCAAGCTCATGGTCACGGCTTGTCTGATTGAATACATCGAGCAGTTGCTCTTTTTCCGCATCTGTCACCAACTCAATCTGTTCAATCGACAGATCAATCTTTTCTGCCACTTGCCCGAGGATATGGACATAATGCTTCGCCATCCGCTGTAGCGTCTCACGCTTGAACAGCTTGGTCGCATATTCCCAGTCGAACACCAGCTTATCGTCCATCTCCCGCCCTTGCAGGGTAAGATCGAACTTGGCGACTTGGTAGCTGTATGCATGTGGCTTGGTTTGCAATCCCGCGAACACGTCGAATCCGAGCTCGATATTTTGCAGAGTGAACATCGTGTCGAACAGCGGGTTGCGGCTTAGGTCGCGGCGCAGTCCGAGTTGTTCCAGCAATGATTCGAGTGGATAATCTTGATGTTCGTAGGCTTTGAGCAGATTCTCCTTGACTTCGTGCAGGAACATGCGGAACGTTTTGTCAGACTTCGGCTTGTTACGCAGCGCTATCGTGTTGACGAACATCCCGATGATCGACTCAAGATCAGCGTGTGGACGACCGGCAATCGCCGAGCCGACGATGATATCGTGCTGTCCAGTATATTTGGCGAGGAAGACGTTGTACGCAGCCAAAAGGGTCATGAACAGCGTCGAACCATTTTGCGCTGACAACTCTTTGAGTCTGTTTGTCAAATCCGCATCTATTTCAAAACTGATGCGATCACCGTCGAAACTTTGCATCACCGGGCGCGGGTAGTCGGTCAGCACCTCTAACACCGGCAACTCACCACTAAATTGCTCCTGCCAAAACGCGACTTGCGCATGGGTTTCACGGGCGGCCAACTGTTCCTGTTGCCAAACAGCGTAATCTTTGTATTGAAGGTGGAGCGGCGGCAAGTCTTGACCACTATAAAGCTTGCCTAATTCTTGGAAAAACACATGGATGGACACACCATCCGCGATAATGTGATGCAGGTCGATCAAAAGAATGGAGCGTCTCACATCCATCCGCACCAGTGCAGCCCGTGCCAGCGGTGCAAGCCCCAGATCAAACGGCTGGATCAACGATGCGATCACGTCGTCCACGCTCACCTCCATCGCTTCCTTCACTGTCAGCGGAATTTCGGCAACCGACTGGATGCGTTGTACCAAATGATCCTTTTCCATGGAAAAAGAGGTGCGTAATGCTTCATGGCGGCGGGTCATCTCATCCAGTGCATGACGCAGACGATCAAGGTCGATCTCACCCTCGATATCCATCATCATTGGCATGTTGTAGCTGGTGTCCACACCTTCGAACTGGCTGATGACAAAAATCCGTTTTTGTGCTGGTGTGGCTGTGTATTCATTGCCCTTAGTCGGAGCTGCCGGATGAATCGACACGTACCTGCCTGCCTCCGCCTGCGTAAGATAAGCAGCCAGTTCGCGCACGGTTGGACGCTGGAAGACCATTTTGAGCGGTACATCTACATTGAACTGTTTATAGATACGCGATACCAGCATGGTTGCCTTAAGCGAGTGACCACCCAAGTCGAAGAAATGGTCGGTCGCTCCTAAGCGCGGCACACCCAGTACTTCCGACCAAATCACAGTCAATGCCTCTTCGGTCGGATTGGAAGGTGCTACGTAGATACGACCCGATTGCCCGTCTGGCTTAGGCAGAGCGCGGCGGTCAATCTTGTTGTTAGGGGTGAGCGGCATATCTTCCAGTTCGATCAGCACCGATGGAATCATATAATCTGGGAGTATTCGTCCCAAATCACTGCGAAGCTCCTCCGCCGTAACCGGCTCGGATGGAACATAATACGCGCACAGACCAGGTGTACCCGCCTGTTCGTAGACAGTGACGAACACTTTTTGCACAGCACGATGGTTGAGCAACTGTGCCTCAATCTCACCTGGTTCGATGCGGTAGCCACGTATTTTTACCTGATGGTCAATCCGTCCCAGGAACTCGATCATACCGTCTGCCAGGTATCTGCCCACGTCACCAGTGCGGTACATCTTGGAACCAGGATGGAACGGGTCGTCGACGAACTTCTCCATCGTCAGGTCTGGACGGTGCAGATATCCTGCCCCCACATTCTCTCCGGCGATGTAGATTTCTCCGCTGATCCCCGGTGGTTGCAATTGATTGAAGCGATTCAAGATGTGGATTTGTGTATTCGCAATCGGGCGACCGATTGGTACAAGCTCCAGGTGGTTGTCTCCCGCTTTCATCGTCAACGTGGTGACGACGTGCGTCTCGGACGGACCGTAGTGATTGTGCAGTTGGAGTTCATGCTTCTGGAGATAGTCTATGAACACCGCAGGAAGAACCAATTGCTCACCTGCTGTGACGATATGCTTGAGATTTGCAGGCAACTTCTCCACATACAGCGGATCTGCAATAATGAATTTTACTAGCGCCGTCGGCAAAAAGGCTGTTTCAATCTGATGTTTCTCCACAAACTGGAGCAGACGAAGCACATCGCGTTTTTCATCGCTTGCGATGATGTGCAGCTCCCCACCTGCGAGCAGCGTTGAAAAAATCTCCTGCGCACAAACATCGAAGCTGATCGTTGTAAATTGCATCACACGATTGAATGCAAGCGAGGTGCTCGCGTACTCAAAGCTGATCAGGTTCACGAGATTGTGATGCTTGACCAATGTACATTTTGGCTTGCCGGTCGTACCCGATGTATAAATCGCATACAGAATGTCTTGGGGGATGTTTATCGGCTCTGGATTTCGGGTAATATTGTCTGAAACAAGTATTTCGAACAGTTGCAACACCTCACCGCCGAACGCCTGGACAACCTCTGACGTTTGGTCGGTCAACAACAGACGTGCTCCACTGTCTTGCAACATATAGGTAATTCGTTCCGATGGATATTCAGGGTCGATTGGCAGATACGCGCCCCCTGCTTTGAGGATAGCGAGCAACCCAATCACCATCGGAATCGAACGTTCGGCCATAATGCCGATGATTTCGGACGGTTGTACCCCTCGTTCACGCAACATGTGAGCCAGTTGA
It includes:
- a CDS encoding amino acid adenylation domain-containing protein; the protein is MFDKQNVEDIYFLSPMQAGMLFHSLKDKDHHTYFEQLDFPIQGELNVALVEQAANQLISRYSILRTAFLYKNVSKPLQVVLKQRPIKVDYRDICHLNEQQQQTYLTELKNTDKAKGFSLTSDALMRYTVVQTGDTSWNLIWSYHHILMDGWCFGIVMDDFFGLYEQARTNKQLPMDRVVPYSRYIKWLEQQDQEEALDYWKTCLQNYEQQTTLPSPHPIGTKIDPSYRQEELFVTIDETITTELSELAKKHQVTINHLFQAVWGILLQRYNNNDDVVFGVVVNGRPSEIEGIDKIVGVCINTIPVRVNGGNGVTFGQIVQEVKRQALTSEKYAYVSLADIQAVSGGGQQELFDNIIVFQNYPLKSELGHYGSGHDLGFTLGKLEAFEQTNYGINVIVVPGKQLTLKFNYNANQYDGDYISRIGKHLQSIMRQITHSPEIAAHEISILTEEDQKALAACNDTAADYSRDKTIHQLFEEQAARTPDQVAVVQYGESITYAELNRRANQLAHMLRERGVQPSEIIGIMAERSIPMVIGLLAILKAGGAYLPIDPEYPSERITYMLQDSGARLLLTDQTSEVVQAFGGEVLQLFEILVSDNITRNPEPINIPQDILYAIYTSGTTGKPKCTLVKHHNLVNLISFEYASTSLAFNRVMQFTTISFDVCAQEIFSTLLAGGELHIIASDEKRDVLRLLQFVEKHQIETAFLPTALVKFIIADPLYVEKLPANLKHIVTAGEQLVLPAVFIDYLQKHELQLHNHYGPSETHVVTTLTMKAGDNHLELVPIGRPIANTQIHILNRFNQLQPPGISGEIYIAGENVGAGYLHRPDLTMEKFVDDPFHPGSKMYRTGDVGRYLADGMIEFLGRIDHQVKIRGYRIEPGEIEAQLLNHRAVQKVFVTVYEQAGTPGLCAYYVPSEPVTAEELRSDLGRILPDYMIPSVLIELEDMPLTPNNKIDRRALPKPDGQSGRIYVAPSNPTEEALTVIWSEVLGVPRLGATDHFFDLGGHSLKATMLVSRIYKQFNVDVPLKMVFQRPTVRELAAYLTQAEAGRYVSIHPAAPTKGNEYTATPAQKRIFVISQFEGVDTSYNMPMMMDIEGEIDLDRLRHALDEMTRRHEALRTSFSMEKDHLVQRIQSVAEIPLTVKEAMEVSVDDVIASLIQPFDLGLAPLARAALVRMDVRRSILLIDLHHIIADGVSIHVFFQELGKLYSGQDLPPLHLQYKDYAVWQQEQLAARETHAQVAFWQEQFSGELPVLEVLTDYPRPVMQSFDGDRISFEIDADLTNRLKELSAQNGSTLFMTLLAAYNVFLAKYTGQHDIIVGSAIAGRPHADLESIIGMFVNTIALRNKPKSDKTFRMFLHEVKENLLKAYEHQDYPLESLLEQLGLRRDLSRNPLFDTMFTLQNIELGFDVFAGLQTKPHAYSYQVAKFDLTLQGREMDDKLVFDWEYATKLFKRETLQRMAKHYVHILGQVAEKIDLSIEQIELVTDAEKEQLLDVFNQTSRDHELDQTIHALFEKQVQERPEQTALVYQEQRLSYGELNQRANNLAAVLQGKGVEAESIVAMMAEPSLEMIVGILAILKAGGAFLPIDPAYPSERVQYMLSDSGTKWLLTNCGTNLAVLDFAGDVIDLTDSELYQGEKSLQAQGTNAQNLAYVIYTSGSTGQPKGVMVEHRSLVNLTLWHQSEYQLTANDRTTKYAGFGFDATVWEIFPTLVAGALLHVIRPDIRLNIEQLNEYFEANNITVSFLPTQLCEAFMNLSKQNQSLRLVLTGGDKLKSFTPQRYQLVNNYGPTENTVVTTRYRIESEMPNIPIGKPIYNVRVYVLNQMTQLQPIGVPGELCVAGDSLARGYLNRPDLTADKFVDDPFVPGGRMYRTGDLVAWREDGNLIYLGRIDQQVKVRGYRIELGEIETQLLTHPDVTETAVKIHNDMICAYYVASKPVRIDELRQHLARILPDYMIPSHFKLMEILPLSANGKVDRKALPKPDAEALVQTEYVAATTSIEETLAEIWADVLSVERVGVKDNFFDLGGDSIKAIQIMARLTSHNIKLTIRDLFQNPTIEQVTPYINVTSTVIEQGTVEGEVKLTPIQRWFFNQQFTDAHHWNQAMMLTHPAGIDENALRQALQKVVEHHDALRMVYVTEEGVNDEVRQINLGIAGELFTLETLDLSDEIDLTVRLESEGTRIQTGISLHEGPLVQAGLFRTREVDYLLIAIHHLVVDGVSWRIILEDLENAYQQALSHQSITLPQKTHSYQYWANQLTDYATGKTLRKELDYWHKQEKVQVDSIPSDHGTGGNTWGDMRVVTSTFSTEATEKLLKNVHQAYQTEINDLLLTALGLALHEWTGENRFAVELEGHGREDIIHAVDISRTVGWFTSMYPVVIDMSHISDLSYQIKMIKESLRQIPNKGIGYGLLRYMTDPLEKDALTSMIKPAISFNYLGQFGQDKSSAGFQRTAMPTGALFSAKSDRTNLIDITGSVADGQLTLHWMYSSQQYNEATIERLAEMYLCQLTRCIDHCLNKEGTDLTPSDVGYNKISIDKLSKISGKLKSIKI